The following are encoded in a window of Magnetococcales bacterium genomic DNA:
- a CDS encoding helix-turn-helix transcriptional regulator, with product MVEQDSDAIIYDADMCPSSLRELGHRIAAVCKEIGSQKDAADFFGIPIATLGRYIRGVNNPPVTAISRIAALSHVNLDWLITGKEPMRPGMAQKDTGLTFDDAMTAWTLIHRHEGLADRFSDDAADGFALLFAQMIAEERKNTGATPEEILKKDMFKRFFKKK from the coding sequence ATGGTTGAGCAAGACTCGGACGCGATCATTTATGATGCTGATATGTGTCCGAGTTCCCTGCGGGAACTCGGACACCGGATTGCAGCCGTTTGCAAGGAAATCGGCTCCCAAAAGGATGCTGCGGATTTTTTTGGTATCCCTATCGCCACGCTTGGGAGGTACATCCGAGGGGTCAATAACCCCCCCGTAACAGCAATCTCCCGTATTGCTGCCTTATCACATGTGAACCTGGACTGGCTTATTACCGGCAAAGAGCCAATGCGCCCTGGTATGGCGCAGAAAGACACCGGCTTGACTTTTGATGATGCCATGACTGCATGGACCCTTATTCATCGCCACGAGGGCCTTGCAGACCGTTTTTCGGATGATGCGGCGGATGGTTTTGCTTTACTATTTGCCCAAATGATCGCCGAAGAACGTAAAAACACCGGAGCAACCCCGGAAGAAATCCTCAAAAAGGACATGTTTAAGCGGTTTTTCAAGAAGAAATAG